A portion of the Granulosicoccus antarcticus IMCC3135 genome contains these proteins:
- the uvrA gene encoding excinuclease ABC subunit UvrA: MSKHILIENAYQNNLKHLDLKLPYGELIVITGVSGSGKSTLAFDTIYAEGQRRYVETFSPYARQFLDRMDKPQVDRIEGIPPAIAIDQTNPVRTSRSTVGTMTELNDHIKLLFARTARLYCGDCGKPVTRDTPEKISNDWFDQSEPRRIMVTFQVPIPANFSADEIQDWLARQGYTKVHQQSDTSIDVIQDRLSTREDNRSRFIEAIEAGLRYGQGKVSVHTLDEERQSSGQTSYSTALQCEACGIRYREPIPSSFSFNSPIGACESCKGFGRIIGIDYRLALPDVSKTLKGGAVKVFQSESGAACQRDLERAAKKQGIPLDVPFDEMTSTQQNWVIQGDGSEAENSWYGIKGFFDYLERKSYRMHVRVMLAKYRSYDECPACHGARLKPASLNWRVGTLEDAARVIEPGARYRDAQAPFSDKVMATLPGLNIVDLMQLPLSRALQFVEAIAQGHVDDPTDMVVREMRSRLAYLNDVGLSYLTLDRQSRTLSGGEVQRINLTTALGTSLVNTLFVLDEPSIGLHAQDMDRVIRVLKRLRDAGNTLIVVEHDPQLMLAADRIIDIGPGPGRAGGNIVFNGKPAALLKSKKSLTAKYLNGEKTLNFSSPERGSRGTEKLILSGANGHNLQDVTLEIPLNRLVCLTGPSGSGKSTLIQDTLFNALTSLKGKPKDLALPYTAITGDEQITDVILVDQSPIGKSARSNPVSYTGAFESIRKLFEKVPEAQERGYKASAFSFNSGMRCPACSGNGFEHVEMQFLSDVYLRCAECQGRRYRAELLEIKLFNQSEAEGQSIADVLEMTVERALEFFAENKAVITALSPLREVGLGYLQLGQPVPTLSGGEAQRLKLAAYLGQAAMIRSKRTIDGHTLFLFDEPTTGLHFEDIGKLLNAFEQLVEQGHSLVVIEHNLDVIANADWIIDLGPAGGDAGGKIVCKGTPVQVMAHKTSVTAASLRDYRDATDRLKATGIAEIAAPDPLQLINTDPGDAIVVHKAREHNLKNIDVRIPRDKMTVITGMSGSGKSTLAFDIVFNEGQRRYLESLNAYARQFVQPASRPDVDAITGIPPTVAIEQRTSRGGRKSTVATMTEIYHFLRLLFVKLGVQHCPDCEVPISAQSVDAITAQVLKQHRGKKINLHAPLIVNRKGYYTDLAKWALNKGFTTLRVDGKALPTTEWPRLDRFKEHTIDLPVGTFMVDVKHEAELQALIQRAIDYGSGVVKISSASGREKLFSTQRACPSCQRSFAELDPRMFSYNSRHGWCESCFGTGEVIPGFDEEQTGEERSWSNSDEDPVTCPQCEGQRLKSESLAVYFQDWNIADYTTLSIVDAGKVFSSIKLNDREATIARDSLKELNSRLSFLVEVGLEYLSLDRAAPTLSGGEAQRIRLAAQLGSNLQGVCYILDEPTIGLHPRDNRMLLDTLARLLKKGNTIVVVEHDEETILSADHIIDIGPGAGVRGGEIVASGTVAKVRKNPDSVTGRLLDHPLQHPLYPTRTGPEHSLHVTNAHLHNLKNVSVDIPLGQLVCVTGVSGSGKSTLIRDVVHDNLRVLNAQKSKRKLGTLVGCEDISGWESISRLLEVDQTPIGKTSRSCPATYIGFWDNIRRLFADTTEARIRGYNASRFSFNTGDGRCEECAGQGMQRIEMSFLPDVRVLCEVCNGMRFNHETLSVRYKDKSIGDVLMMNVDEGVEFFDAHVSIRHALKLLQDVGLGYLTLGQQSRTLSGGEAQRIKLVTELSKAKPSVRDSSGKAIVNVHTLYILDEPTVGLHMADVENLIHVLHRLVEAGNSVIVIEHNLDIMAEADWIIDMGPEGGTGGGKVVARGTPKKVSMSKRSRTAPYLQQILSQ, translated from the coding sequence ATGAGCAAGCACATACTGATCGAGAATGCCTATCAGAACAATCTGAAGCACCTGGATCTGAAACTGCCGTACGGTGAATTGATTGTCATCACCGGTGTCAGCGGCAGCGGCAAATCCACTCTCGCTTTCGACACGATCTATGCGGAAGGCCAACGGCGTTATGTGGAAACATTCTCGCCCTATGCCCGGCAGTTTCTGGACAGGATGGATAAACCGCAGGTGGACCGGATAGAGGGTATCCCACCCGCTATTGCCATCGACCAGACCAACCCGGTGCGCACCTCCCGTTCGACCGTTGGCACCATGACGGAACTCAATGATCACATCAAGCTCCTGTTTGCTCGTACTGCCAGACTTTATTGCGGAGATTGTGGAAAACCGGTTACACGCGACACGCCGGAGAAAATAAGCAACGACTGGTTCGACCAGAGCGAACCACGCCGCATCATGGTGACCTTCCAGGTTCCGATTCCAGCAAATTTTTCAGCAGACGAAATCCAGGACTGGCTGGCCAGGCAAGGCTATACCAAGGTCCATCAACAAAGTGACACCAGCATTGATGTCATCCAGGACAGATTGTCAACGCGTGAAGATAATCGCAGTCGTTTCATCGAAGCTATCGAAGCTGGCTTGCGGTATGGGCAAGGTAAAGTCAGCGTACATACGCTGGATGAAGAGCGTCAATCCTCAGGCCAAACCAGCTATTCGACAGCTTTGCAGTGCGAAGCCTGCGGCATCCGGTATCGAGAACCGATTCCTTCGAGCTTTTCCTTCAACTCCCCCATCGGGGCCTGTGAGTCATGCAAGGGCTTTGGCCGGATCATCGGTATCGATTACAGACTGGCGTTACCAGATGTCAGCAAGACGCTCAAGGGCGGTGCCGTCAAGGTATTCCAGAGCGAATCAGGTGCCGCTTGTCAGCGGGATCTGGAACGAGCTGCAAAAAAACAGGGCATTCCACTGGATGTACCGTTCGACGAGATGACCAGCACCCAACAGAACTGGGTCATCCAGGGCGACGGCAGTGAGGCCGAGAATAGCTGGTACGGGATCAAAGGCTTCTTCGACTACCTGGAACGCAAATCCTATCGCATGCATGTGCGAGTAATGCTGGCCAAATACCGCAGCTATGATGAGTGCCCAGCCTGTCATGGGGCCAGACTGAAACCAGCCTCACTGAACTGGCGTGTCGGAACGCTGGAGGATGCTGCGAGAGTCATTGAACCCGGTGCACGCTACCGTGATGCGCAAGCCCCCTTTTCGGACAAGGTCATGGCGACACTACCAGGCCTGAATATCGTGGATCTCATGCAGCTGCCACTGTCCAGGGCACTGCAGTTCGTCGAAGCGATCGCCCAGGGCCATGTTGATGATCCCACAGACATGGTGGTGCGCGAGATGCGCTCGCGACTGGCCTACCTGAATGATGTGGGCCTGAGCTATCTGACCCTCGATCGCCAGTCACGCACCCTGTCTGGTGGCGAGGTGCAACGTATCAATCTGACGACAGCCCTCGGTACTTCACTGGTCAATACGCTGTTCGTGCTCGACGAGCCCAGCATCGGGCTACATGCACAGGACATGGATCGGGTCATCCGGGTTCTGAAACGACTGCGTGACGCCGGCAACACGCTCATCGTTGTAGAGCACGATCCGCAATTGATGCTAGCCGCCGATCGCATCATAGACATAGGCCCGGGTCCAGGTCGCGCCGGCGGCAACATTGTCTTCAACGGCAAGCCTGCCGCACTGTTGAAAAGCAAGAAATCACTGACAGCCAAATACCTGAACGGTGAAAAAACTCTGAATTTCTCGTCCCCCGAACGTGGTAGTCGCGGTACTGAAAAACTCATACTCAGCGGTGCCAACGGCCATAATCTGCAGGATGTGACGCTGGAGATTCCGCTGAATCGTCTGGTCTGCCTGACAGGCCCCAGCGGGTCAGGCAAATCGACTCTCATCCAGGACACCCTGTTCAATGCCCTGACATCGCTCAAGGGCAAACCCAAGGACCTGGCACTTCCCTATACCGCCATCACCGGCGATGAACAGATCACCGATGTAATACTGGTTGATCAGTCACCCATCGGAAAATCGGCTCGTTCCAACCCGGTCAGCTACACCGGCGCTTTCGAATCCATTCGCAAGTTATTCGAAAAAGTACCTGAGGCTCAGGAGCGTGGTTACAAGGCCAGTGCTTTCAGTTTCAACTCTGGCATGCGTTGTCCGGCCTGCTCGGGTAATGGATTCGAGCATGTTGAAATGCAATTCCTCTCTGATGTCTATCTACGTTGCGCCGAATGCCAGGGACGTCGATACCGCGCAGAGTTGCTGGAAATCAAACTCTTCAACCAGAGCGAGGCCGAAGGTCAGTCAATTGCAGACGTACTGGAAATGACCGTCGAACGTGCACTCGAATTCTTTGCAGAGAACAAAGCGGTCATCACAGCACTCAGCCCTCTGCGAGAGGTGGGCCTGGGCTATCTGCAACTGGGCCAGCCCGTTCCCACCCTCAGCGGTGGTGAAGCACAGCGCCTGAAACTGGCAGCCTATCTGGGACAGGCTGCCATGATTCGATCCAAACGCACCATTGATGGCCATACCCTCTTCCTGTTTGATGAGCCGACTACCGGCTTGCACTTCGAAGACATTGGCAAGTTGCTCAATGCCTTCGAACAACTGGTGGAACAGGGACACTCACTGGTGGTGATCGAGCACAATCTGGATGTCATTGCCAACGCGGACTGGATCATCGATCTTGGTCCTGCCGGTGGAGATGCCGGCGGCAAGATCGTCTGCAAGGGCACCCCCGTGCAAGTCATGGCCCACAAGACCAGTGTTACCGCTGCCTCTCTGCGTGATTACAGAGATGCCACTGATCGCTTGAAAGCCACAGGTATCGCCGAGATAGCAGCGCCCGATCCCTTACAGCTGATCAACACTGATCCCGGCGACGCCATCGTCGTGCACAAGGCCCGCGAACACAATCTGAAGAATATCGACGTTCGGATTCCACGCGATAAAATGACGGTCATCACCGGCATGAGTGGCAGTGGCAAGAGCACACTCGCTTTTGATATCGTCTTCAACGAAGGTCAGCGTCGTTATCTGGAATCGCTGAATGCCTACGCTCGGCAATTCGTGCAACCCGCCTCCAGACCCGATGTCGATGCCATTACCGGCATCCCTCCCACGGTTGCCATCGAGCAGCGCACCAGTCGCGGCGGCCGCAAGAGCACGGTCGCCACGATGACCGAGATCTATCACTTCCTGCGCCTGCTGTTTGTCAAACTGGGTGTACAGCATTGCCCCGACTGCGAAGTCCCCATATCGGCACAATCGGTTGATGCCATCACCGCTCAGGTGCTCAAGCAGCATCGTGGCAAGAAGATCAATCTGCACGCGCCTCTGATTGTCAATCGCAAGGGCTATTACACCGATCTGGCCAAATGGGCATTGAACAAGGGCTTTACGACACTGCGTGTCGACGGCAAGGCACTGCCAACGACCGAATGGCCGCGGCTGGACCGCTTCAAGGAACACACCATTGATCTGCCAGTGGGCACTTTCATGGTCGATGTGAAACACGAAGCCGAACTACAGGCATTGATACAGCGAGCCATCGATTATGGTAGCGGTGTGGTCAAGATCAGCAGTGCCAGCGGTCGCGAAAAACTATTCTCGACGCAACGGGCCTGCCCGAGCTGCCAGCGCAGCTTTGCCGAGCTGGATCCGCGCATGTTTTCCTACAACTCCCGGCACGGCTGGTGTGAGAGCTGCTTTGGCACCGGTGAAGTGATCCCCGGCTTTGACGAAGAACAGACCGGCGAAGAGCGTAGCTGGTCGAACAGCGATGAGGATCCGGTCACCTGTCCACAGTGCGAAGGCCAGCGCCTCAAGAGCGAATCACTGGCGGTGTACTTTCAGGACTGGAACATTGCTGATTACACCACTTTATCGATTGTCGATGCCGGCAAGGTGTTTTCGAGCATAAAGCTCAATGATCGAGAAGCAACCATTGCCAGAGACAGCCTCAAAGAGCTGAACTCTCGCCTGTCCTTCCTGGTTGAAGTCGGTCTGGAGTACCTATCGCTGGACCGGGCTGCACCGACCTTGAGCGGTGGCGAAGCACAACGCATACGGTTAGCGGCACAGCTGGGCTCGAACCTGCAGGGTGTGTGCTACATCCTCGACGAGCCAACCATCGGATTACATCCACGCGATAATCGCATGTTGCTCGATACGCTGGCGCGATTGCTGAAAAAAGGCAATACCATCGTCGTGGTAGAGCACGACGAGGAAACCATTCTCAGTGCCGACCATATTATCGACATCGGCCCGGGTGCCGGTGTGCGTGGCGGTGAAATAGTGGCCTCGGGCACTGTTGCCAAAGTACGTAAAAATCCGGATTCAGTCACTGGGCGCCTACTGGATCACCCACTACAACATCCGCTCTATCCGACTCGTACCGGGCCTGAGCACAGCCTGCATGTGACTAACGCGCACCTGCACAACCTGAAGAACGTCTCAGTCGATATACCGCTGGGCCAACTGGTTTGTGTCACGGGTGTTTCAGGCTCGGGCAAAAGCACGCTCATTCGTGATGTCGTGCACGACAACCTGCGGGTACTGAACGCTCAGAAAAGCAAACGCAAGCTTGGCACTCTGGTCGGTTGTGAAGATATCTCTGGCTGGGAGAGTATTTCCCGTCTGCTGGAAGTTGATCAGACCCCTATCGGCAAAACATCTCGCTCCTGCCCGGCTACCTACATCGGCTTCTGGGACAACATCAGACGCCTTTTCGCCGATACGACCGAGGCTCGCATTCGTGGCTACAATGCCAGCCGCTTCTCGTTCAATACCGGCGATGGTCGCTGTGAGGAATGCGCCGGACAAGGCATGCAACGCATCGAGATGAGTTTTCTGCCCGATGTCCGCGTACTGTGTGAAGTCTGTAACGGCATGCGCTTCAATCATGAAACCCTCTCCGTACGCTACAAGGACAAATCCATCGGTGATGTTCTGATGATGAATGTCGATGAAGGCGTCGAGTTTTTTGATGCACATGTCAGCATCCGGCATGCCCTGAAGTTGCTGCAGGATGTCGGCCTGGGCTACCTGACGCTCGGTCAGCAAAGCCGAACACTCAGCGGTGGCGAGGCGCAGCGAATCAAGCTTGTCACCGAGCTGTCAAAGGCCAAACCCTCTGTCCGTGACTCCTCGGGCAAGGCCATCGTGAACGTGCACACGCTCTACATTCTGGACGAACCCACGGTGGGCCTGCACATGGCTGATGTGGAGAATCTGATTCACGTACTGCATCGATTGGTGGAAGCCGGAAACTCAGTCATTGTCATCGAACACAATCTGGATATCATGGCTGAGGCAGACTGGATCATAGACATGGGTCCTGAGGGCGGTACGGGAGGCGGTAAAGTGGTTGCACGCGGCACTCCGAAGAAAGTTTCGATGTCAAAACGCTCACGAACCGCCCCCTATCTGCAACAGATATTGAGCCAATGA
- a CDS encoding phytanoyl-CoA dioxygenase family protein, translated as MDAISTAVAAFERDGYYIARSLFSTEEVSALVELIDRSLSPALAPVEFEADVHYPGAPSSKSAPGGSTPRRLLHAFGRDSLFQQVGRHPQIVATLKALMNTDAVRLSQNHHNCVMTKHPGFSSVTSWHQDIRYWRFDRRELVSTWLALGPENAHNGGLLVIPGSHTLDFEPGQFDAALFLRTDLPANEALLAKVVSVDLKAGDMLFFHSRTLHAAGQNDSSVIKRSLVYTYRADDNQPIPETRSAVYEDIPVS; from the coding sequence TTGGATGCAATCAGTACGGCCGTTGCAGCCTTTGAGCGCGATGGCTATTACATAGCCCGATCCCTGTTCTCGACTGAGGAAGTTTCTGCACTGGTCGAATTGATCGATCGGTCGCTGTCGCCGGCATTGGCGCCGGTTGAGTTCGAGGCCGATGTGCATTATCCGGGCGCGCCCAGTTCCAAAAGCGCACCCGGTGGCAGCACTCCGCGGCGGCTGTTGCATGCTTTCGGACGGGATTCCCTGTTCCAGCAGGTGGGCAGACACCCCCAGATCGTGGCCACGCTCAAGGCTTTGATGAACACCGATGCCGTTCGCCTATCGCAAAACCATCATAATTGCGTCATGACCAAACACCCTGGGTTCAGCAGTGTCACCAGCTGGCATCAGGATATACGCTACTGGCGTTTTGACCGGCGCGAGCTGGTCAGTACCTGGTTGGCTCTGGGACCTGAGAATGCTCATAACGGCGGACTACTGGTCATTCCCGGTTCTCATACACTGGATTTTGAACCGGGACAGTTCGATGCAGCTTTGTTCCTGCGCACCGATCTGCCTGCCAACGAGGCCTTGCTGGCGAAAGTAGTCTCTGTCGATCTGAAGGCTGGCGATATGCTTTTCTTCCATTCACGGACCCTGCATGCAGCCGGGCAGAACGATTCCAGTGTCATCAAGCGCTCGCTGGTCTACACCTATCGTGCCGACGACAATCAGCCCATCCCCGAAACACGTTCGGCCGTCTATGAGGATATCCCGGTATCGTGA
- a CDS encoding 4'-phosphopantetheinyl transferase family protein, whose translation MSTSLDPLQNPANGLSFAPEWAGTNIYLASQPVTDCVEALYPEERSVIAASAPLRQRTFSSGRRCARIALAEAGLPACVLARADDGSVCWPEGVVGSVSHTNDWAVSAVALRDMSEAASLGVDLERIQPLEAGVIKVVATASEQTELAMQGAKRWQATALFSLKESVYKCLRPSYGRFIGFKEVEICDIVSGKPHLSFCNEELSKHFRESEVQLRMAVTSDYVLSLAWLRNH comes from the coding sequence GTGAGCACATCACTGGATCCGCTCCAGAATCCAGCCAATGGCCTGAGTTTCGCACCTGAGTGGGCGGGGACCAATATCTACCTGGCCAGCCAACCCGTTACTGACTGTGTTGAGGCCCTTTACCCTGAGGAGCGCTCAGTGATTGCCGCCTCGGCGCCGTTGCGACAGCGCACCTTCTCCAGTGGTAGACGTTGCGCCCGAATCGCTCTGGCTGAAGCGGGTTTGCCTGCTTGTGTGCTGGCCAGAGCAGACGATGGGTCAGTCTGCTGGCCAGAGGGCGTGGTAGGCAGTGTGAGTCATACAAATGACTGGGCGGTGTCTGCTGTTGCCTTACGCGATATGAGCGAAGCTGCGAGTCTGGGGGTTGACCTTGAACGTATCCAGCCTCTTGAGGCGGGTGTGATCAAGGTGGTTGCCACTGCCAGTGAGCAGACTGAACTGGCCATGCAAGGTGCTAAACGCTGGCAAGCAACGGCATTGTTCAGTCTCAAGGAAAGTGTTTACAAATGTCTGAGGCCTTCTTACGGTCGTTTTATCGGCTTCAAGGAGGTGGAGATCTGTGACATCGTCAGTGGCAAGCCGCATCTGAGCTTCTGTAACGAGGAACTCAGCAAGCATTTTCGCGAATCCGAGGTGCAATTGCGCATGGCAGTTACCTCGGACTACGTACTCTCGCTGGCCTGGTTGAGGAACCACTGA